A window of Martelella mediterranea DSM 17316 contains these coding sequences:
- a CDS encoding amidohydrolase family protein, producing the protein MRIIDTHLHLVYKERFSYPWLKDAPALDRQVTAEDYFARAEKLGIDTALHMEVDVAESDMEAETAFMVGAHDRIAGAIAACRPESPDFPAYLERIAAIPGVRGLRRVLHIVPDEISEAPLFVENIRRLSAHDLTFDLCVSARQLPLAIDLAKKCPDVQFVLDHCGVPDIENDAFSPWAAHVSECARLENVTAKISGVIAYAGADWSTEKLRPYISHVIDAFTFDRVVWGSDFPVCTIHASLEDWVASIKDIVAEATPEEQEKLFSVNATRVYRL; encoded by the coding sequence ATGCGCATCATCGATACCCATCTTCACCTCGTCTACAAGGAGCGGTTCTCCTATCCCTGGCTGAAGGACGCCCCCGCGCTCGATCGCCAAGTGACCGCGGAGGACTACTTCGCCCGCGCCGAAAAGCTCGGCATCGACACGGCGCTGCATATGGAGGTGGACGTCGCCGAGAGCGACATGGAGGCCGAGACCGCCTTCATGGTCGGCGCTCACGACAGGATCGCCGGCGCAATCGCCGCCTGCCGGCCGGAGAGCCCGGATTTTCCCGCCTATCTCGAGCGCATTGCCGCGATCCCCGGCGTGCGCGGCCTGCGCCGGGTGCTGCACATCGTGCCGGATGAAATCTCCGAAGCCCCGCTCTTCGTTGAAAATATCCGCCGGCTTTCCGCCCACGACCTGACCTTCGATCTCTGCGTTTCCGCCCGTCAGCTTCCGCTTGCGATCGACCTTGCGAAGAAGTGCCCGGACGTTCAGTTCGTGCTTGATCATTGCGGCGTGCCGGATATCGAAAACGATGCCTTTTCGCCATGGGCGGCGCATGTTTCCGAATGCGCGCGACTGGAAAACGTCACCGCCAAGATTTCCGGCGTGATCGCCTATGCCGGCGCGGACTGGAGCACGGAGAAACTGCGCCCCTATATCTCCCACGTCATCGACGCCTTCACCTTCGACCGCGTCGTTTGGGGCTCGGACTTTCCGGTCTGCACGATCCATGCAAGCCTTGAGGACTGGGTGGCGAGCATCAAGGACATTGTCGCGGAGGCGACGCCGGAGGAGCAGGAAAAGCTGTTCTCCGTCAACGCCACCCGCGTCTACCGCCTTTAG
- a CDS encoding carbohydrate ABC transporter permease — protein sequence MTIEKPWQRWLLRITLFIAMMILVVPGAWVVLTAFRPNVEVMARPPVWIPEVWTLDNFLGIFGLLPDRQQGLPVERYFINSLVISLTSTVVAILVGMMGGYAFARYRFKGKGALFLSFMLSRTVPGVALSLPLFILWSKVGLIDTKFGLILVYMAINIPFTIWLTDGFFRQIPADLSEAAQIDGCTRWQAFWKVEFPLARSGLASAGIFAFLTAWNEFALASQLTRTTASKTMPVGLMDFTAQFTVDWTGMSAMAVLIIIPALILTFIVQKHLIAGLTFGGVKG from the coding sequence ATGACCATCGAGAAGCCCTGGCAGCGCTGGCTGCTCCGGATCACGCTGTTCATCGCGATGATGATCCTGGTCGTGCCCGGCGCCTGGGTGGTGCTGACCGCCTTTCGTCCCAATGTCGAGGTCATGGCCCGCCCGCCGGTCTGGATCCCCGAGGTCTGGACGCTCGACAACTTCCTCGGCATTTTCGGCCTTTTGCCGGATCGCCAGCAGGGCTTGCCGGTCGAGCGCTATTTCATCAATTCGCTGGTGATCTCGCTGACCTCCACCGTGGTCGCGATCCTGGTCGGCATGATGGGCGGCTATGCCTTCGCCCGCTACCGGTTCAAGGGCAAGGGCGCGCTGTTCCTGTCCTTCATGCTGTCGCGCACCGTGCCGGGCGTGGCGCTGTCGCTGCCGCTCTTCATCCTGTGGAGCAAGGTCGGGCTGATCGACACCAAGTTCGGGCTGATCCTCGTCTATATGGCGATCAACATCCCGTTCACGATCTGGCTGACGGATGGCTTCTTCCGCCAAATCCCGGCGGATCTTTCCGAGGCTGCCCAGATCGACGGCTGCACCCGCTGGCAGGCGTTCTGGAAGGTCGAGTTTCCGCTCGCCCGTTCGGGGCTCGCGTCTGCCGGCATCTTTGCCTTTCTGACGGCATGGAACGAGTTCGCGCTCGCAAGCCAGCTTACCCGCACCACCGCCTCGAAGACCATGCCGGTCGGGCTGATGGACTTTACCGCCCAGTTCACCGTCGACTGGACCGGGATGAGCGCCATGGCCGTGCTGATCATCATCCCGGCGCTGATCCTCACCTTCATCGTACAAAAGCATCTGATTGCCGGACTGACGTTCGGCGGCGTGAAAGGATAA
- a CDS encoding extracellular solute-binding protein: MKLLKATLVACCAVGGLAASAQADDFDYGSFPDYTLKVKLIGGTQYEKLYTRIPEWEEMTGAKVEIVSSKNHFDLDREIKQDIAAGDITWCVGSNHTSFAPQYGDLYIDLSEHIPQSELDKYVPGTLESAKVDGRLVQLPRVTDVSNLYYRKSLYADPANQQAWKEKYGTDLAPPKTYDEFRDQVIFFADPPNLYGTAFAGKDEGMSGRFMEILRANGGDMFDDEFRPTFNSPEGVAALQWFIDVYDAGAVPAGTVNYTWDDIGQAMAAGQLALDLDWPGFAAFFADPSSSKIADDLGYAVAPAGTSGHGGGWSGSHSFSVTQDCDNKDAAVSFAVFMTNDESELMEAMAGNLPTRTATYDEVIAWFNENGKENLAEMFQVWQESLADARTPPLIPEWIQVSNVLWPELQAAIVGEKTPQDALDDAAEQATMIMEDAGYY; the protein is encoded by the coding sequence ATGAAACTTCTGAAAGCGACCCTCGTCGCTTGCTGCGCCGTTGGCGGCCTCGCCGCTTCGGCGCAGGCCGATGATTTCGACTATGGCAGCTTTCCAGACTATACGCTGAAGGTGAAGCTGATCGGCGGCACCCAGTATGAAAAGCTCTACACCCGCATTCCCGAATGGGAGGAGATGACCGGCGCCAAGGTCGAGATCGTTTCGTCGAAGAATCACTTCGACCTCGACCGCGAGATCAAGCAGGACATCGCCGCCGGCGACATTACCTGGTGCGTCGGCTCCAACCACACCAGCTTCGCCCCGCAATATGGCGACCTCTATATCGACCTCTCCGAGCATATCCCGCAGTCCGAACTCGACAAATATGTTCCGGGCACGCTGGAATCGGCCAAGGTCGACGGCCGTCTGGTCCAGCTGCCGCGCGTCACCGACGTTTCCAACCTCTATTATCGCAAGAGCCTCTATGCCGATCCGGCCAACCAGCAGGCATGGAAGGAAAAATACGGCACCGACCTCGCGCCGCCGAAGACCTATGACGAGTTCCGCGACCAGGTGATCTTCTTCGCCGATCCGCCGAACCTCTATGGCACTGCTTTCGCCGGCAAGGACGAGGGCATGTCGGGCCGGTTCATGGAGATCCTGCGCGCCAATGGCGGCGACATGTTCGACGATGAATTCCGCCCGACCTTCAATTCGCCGGAAGGCGTGGCCGCGCTGCAGTGGTTCATCGACGTCTATGACGCTGGCGCGGTTCCGGCAGGCACGGTCAACTATACCTGGGACGATATCGGTCAGGCGATGGCTGCCGGCCAGCTTGCGCTTGATCTCGACTGGCCGGGCTTTGCGGCCTTCTTCGCCGATCCGTCGTCCTCGAAGATCGCGGATGACCTCGGCTACGCTGTCGCGCCGGCCGGTACGTCGGGCCATGGCGGTGGCTGGTCTGGCTCGCATTCGTTCTCGGTCACTCAGGACTGCGACAACAAGGATGCCGCCGTCTCGTTTGCCGTGTTCATGACCAATGACGAGAGCGAATTGATGGAAGCCATGGCCGGCAACCTGCCGACCCGCACCGCGACCTATGACGAGGTGATTGCCTGGTTCAACGAGAACGGCAAGGAGAACCTCGCCGAGATGTTCCAGGTCTGGCAGGAATCGCTCGCTGACGCCCGCACCCCGCCGCTGATCCCGGAATGGATCCAGGTCTCGAACGTGCTGTGGCCCGAGCTGCAGGCCGCGATCGTCGGCGAGAAGACCCCGCAGGACGCGCTCGATGATGCCGCCGAGCAGGCGACCATGATCATGGAAGATGCCGGCTACTACTGA
- a CDS encoding SDR family oxidoreductase, producing MTDLTGKTCLITAAAQGIGAASVKAFAKAGAKVIATDINAEKLAELEGVAGVTTRRLDVLSDEAVANAVSEIGAVDILFNCAGVVHNGSVLDMKDGDLDFAYDLNVKAMVRTVRAFLPGMIEREYGVIINMSSVASSLKGVPNRFAYSTTKAAVLGLTKSIAADYVTKGIRCTAICPGTVDSPSLQDRLKATGDYEKARADFIARQPIGRIGTPEEIADLAVYLAGATYTTGQAHIIDGGWTA from the coding sequence ATGACCGATCTCACCGGCAAGACCTGCCTCATCACCGCCGCAGCCCAAGGCATCGGTGCTGCCTCCGTCAAGGCTTTCGCCAAGGCCGGCGCCAAGGTGATCGCGACCGATATCAACGCCGAAAAACTCGCCGAACTGGAAGGTGTCGCTGGCGTCACGACCCGGCGTCTGGACGTGCTGTCGGATGAGGCGGTTGCCAATGCCGTGTCTGAAATCGGCGCTGTCGATATCCTGTTCAATTGCGCCGGCGTGGTTCACAACGGCTCGGTGCTGGACATGAAGGACGGCGATCTCGACTTTGCCTACGATCTCAACGTCAAGGCCATGGTGCGCACGGTGCGGGCGTTCCTGCCGGGCATGATCGAACGCGAATACGGCGTTATCATCAATATGTCCTCGGTTGCTTCGTCGCTGAAGGGCGTGCCGAACCGGTTCGCCTATTCGACCACCAAGGCCGCAGTTCTCGGCCTGACCAAGTCGATCGCCGCCGATTACGTGACCAAGGGCATCCGCTGCACCGCGATCTGCCCTGGCACGGTCGACAGCCCCTCGCTGCAGGACCGGCTGAAGGCGACCGGCGATTACGAGAAGGCCCGCGCCGACTTCATCGCCCGCCAGCCGATCGGCCGGATCGGAACGCCGGAGGAGATCGCCGACCTCGCCGTCTATCTCGCCGGTGCCACCTACACCACCGGCCAGGCCCATATCATCGACGGCGGCTGGACCGCCTGA
- a CDS encoding mandelate racemase/muconate lactonizing enzyme family protein, whose protein sequence is MAKIVRAEIVMVDLKPKVKRVDAIQSFVSQETPIVRITDADGVTGTGYSYTIGTGGPSVMALLEKTLLPAIIGRDAFEIERIWRDLTFLTHATTVGAITAIALAAIDTALWDLKAVKLGLPLHKLAGGAQADIPLYTTEGGWLHLETEALVDDALKAQADGFSGCKLKVGRPLFEDAARIGAVREAVGPAFEIFTDANQAFNVDEAVRRAAVYQRLDIGWLEEPLPADDIEGHVVLSRHTSVPVAVGESLYSASHFREYLERRAASIIQVDVGRIGGITPWLKVAHMAECFNVAVAPHFLMELHVSLCAAVPNARWVEYIPQLDAITVHGMTIRAGRAVPSDEPGLGIAWDFEAIARMAVEGSRKTIT, encoded by the coding sequence ATGGCGAAGATCGTCCGCGCCGAAATCGTGATGGTGGACCTGAAGCCGAAGGTGAAAAGGGTCGATGCGATCCAGTCCTTCGTCTCCCAGGAAACGCCGATCGTGCGGATCACCGATGCAGACGGCGTCACCGGCACGGGCTATTCCTACACCATCGGAACCGGTGGACCTTCCGTGATGGCGCTTCTGGAAAAGACGCTGCTGCCGGCGATCATCGGCCGCGATGCCTTCGAGATCGAACGCATCTGGCGCGACCTCACCTTCCTCACCCATGCGACCACGGTCGGCGCGATCACCGCGATCGCGCTTGCCGCCATCGATACCGCGCTCTGGGACCTGAAGGCGGTGAAGCTCGGCCTTCCCCTGCACAAGCTTGCCGGCGGTGCGCAGGCGGACATCCCGCTCTACACCACCGAGGGTGGCTGGCTGCATCTGGAGACCGAAGCCCTTGTTGATGATGCGCTGAAGGCGCAGGCGGACGGCTTCTCTGGCTGCAAGCTCAAGGTCGGGCGCCCGCTATTTGAAGACGCCGCCCGCATCGGCGCGGTGCGCGAGGCCGTCGGCCCGGCCTTCGAGATTTTCACCGATGCCAACCAGGCCTTCAATGTCGATGAGGCGGTGCGCCGCGCCGCCGTCTACCAGCGGCTCGATATTGGCTGGCTGGAGGAGCCGCTGCCGGCTGACGATATCGAGGGCCATGTCGTGCTCTCCCGGCACACCTCGGTGCCGGTCGCGGTTGGCGAAAGCCTCTATTCGGCCTCGCATTTCCGCGAATATCTGGAACGCCGCGCCGCATCGATCATTCAGGTCGATGTCGGCCGGATCGGCGGCATCACGCCGTGGCTCAAGGTCGCACATATGGCGGAGTGCTTCAACGTCGCGGTCGCGCCGCATTTCCTGATGGAGTTGCATGTGTCACTCTGTGCCGCGGTGCCGAATGCGCGTTGGGTCGAGTATATTCCGCAACTCGACGCGATCACGGTCCACGGCATGACCATACGCGCCGGCCGCGCCGTCCCCTCCGACGAGCCCGGCCTCGGCATCGCCTGGGATTTCGAGGCGATCGCCCGCATGGCGGTCGAAGGCTCGCGAAAGACAATCACCTGA
- a CDS encoding L-fuconate dehydratase has product MTTITGLSVHDLRFPTSAKLDGSDAMNPDPDYSAAYVILKTDGGLEGHGLTFTIGRGNEVVCAAIRALEARMTGLSLDWITENPGRFWRHVTGDSQLRWIGPDKGAMHLATGAVVNAAWDLMAKAAGKPVWQLVADMTPEQLVSIIDFRYLTDAITPDEALAIFRKAEAGKAERMAELKANGYPCYTTSAGWLGYSHDKLRRLAQEAVDAGFTHIKMKVGQDRDEDVARLKIVREVIGEDRTLMIDANQVWEVDQAIDWVRALSPFRPFFIEEPTSPDDVAGHRKIREAVAPVKVATGEMCQNRILFKQFIAGGAIDIVQIDACRIGGLNEVLSVLLMAAKFGLPVWPHAGGVGLCEYVQHLSMIDYLAVSGSKDGRVIEYVDHLHEHFVDPCRIERAAYMPPEKPGFSIEMKRETLHNFAYSAA; this is encoded by the coding sequence ATGACCACCATCACCGGACTGTCCGTCCACGACCTGCGTTTCCCGACCTCGGCCAAGCTCGATGGTTCGGATGCGATGAACCCCGATCCGGATTATTCCGCGGCTTATGTCATCCTGAAAACGGACGGCGGTTTGGAGGGCCACGGCCTGACCTTCACCATCGGCCGCGGCAACGAGGTCGTCTGCGCCGCGATCCGCGCGCTTGAAGCACGGATGACCGGGCTTTCGCTCGATTGGATCACTGAGAACCCCGGCCGCTTCTGGCGGCATGTGACCGGCGACAGCCAGTTGCGCTGGATCGGCCCGGACAAGGGGGCGATGCATCTTGCGACCGGCGCCGTCGTCAACGCTGCCTGGGACCTGATGGCGAAGGCAGCGGGCAAACCGGTCTGGCAGCTCGTCGCCGACATGACGCCGGAACAGCTCGTATCGATCATCGATTTCCGCTACCTGACCGACGCGATTACGCCTGACGAGGCGCTTGCGATCTTCCGCAAGGCGGAGGCCGGCAAGGCGGAGCGCATGGCGGAGCTGAAGGCAAATGGCTATCCCTGCTACACCACGTCCGCCGGCTGGCTCGGCTACAGCCACGACAAGCTCCGCCGTCTCGCGCAGGAGGCCGTCGATGCCGGCTTCACCCATATCAAGATGAAGGTCGGGCAGGACCGTGACGAGGATGTCGCGCGGCTGAAGATCGTGCGCGAGGTGATCGGCGAGGACCGCACGCTGATGATCGATGCCAACCAGGTCTGGGAGGTCGATCAGGCGATCGACTGGGTGAGGGCGCTCTCGCCCTTCCGCCCCTTCTTCATCGAGGAGCCGACCAGCCCCGACGATGTCGCCGGCCACCGGAAAATCCGCGAGGCGGTGGCGCCGGTGAAGGTCGCGACCGGCGAGATGTGCCAGAACCGCATCCTGTTCAAGCAGTTCATCGCTGGCGGCGCGATCGATATCGTGCAGATCGACGCCTGCCGCATTGGTGGGCTGAACGAGGTGCTGTCGGTGCTGCTGATGGCAGCGAAATTCGGGCTGCCGGTCTGGCCGCATGCCGGTGGCGTCGGGCTTTGCGAATATGTTCAGCACCTGTCGATGATCGACTATCTGGCGGTCTCCGGCTCCAAGGATGGCCGGGTGATCGAATATGTCGATCACCTGCACGAGCACTTCGTCGATCCCTGCCGGATCGAACGCGCGGCCTACATGCCGCCGGAAAAGCCGGGCTTTTCCATTGAGATGAAGCGGGAAACGCTTCATAACTTCGCGTATTCGGCGGCTTGA
- a CDS encoding L-rhamnose mutarotase, with protein MQRIGMVIKLNADKVAEYKRLHADVWPEVLDMIKQCNIRNYTIFLREPENLLFSYYEYTGDDYAADQAKMAAHPKTQEWWSVCMPCQKPLDTAKDGEWWIEMEDVFHLD; from the coding sequence ATGCAACGCATAGGAATGGTCATCAAGCTCAACGCCGACAAGGTTGCCGAATATAAGAGGCTGCATGCCGATGTCTGGCCGGAAGTGCTGGACATGATCAAGCAGTGCAATATCCGGAACTACACCATCTTTCTGCGCGAGCCGGAAAACCTGCTGTTTTCCTATTACGAATATACCGGCGACGACTACGCGGCCGATCAGGCGAAGATGGCGGCGCACCCCAAGACGCAGGAATGGTGGTCGGTCTGCATGCCGTGCCAGAAGCCGCTTGATACGGCAAAGGACGGCGAATGGTGGATCGAGATGGAAGACGTGTTCCACCTCGATTGA
- a CDS encoding ABC transporter ATP-binding protein encodes MAEVHLSKIVKRYGSLEVVHGIDLDVAHNEFVVLVGPSGCGKSTTLRMIAGLEEISGGELRIGDRVVNALPPRSRNISMVFQSYALYPHMTVRDNLGFGLKIAGMSPEDIKPRVDEAAGILGLEPFMDRLPANLSGGQRQRVAMGRAIVRHPDVFLFDEPLSNLDAKLRGQMRVEIKKLHQRVKTTVIYVTHDQVEAMTLADRIVIMRDGYVEQVGTPTEVFEHPANTFVAGFIGSPPMNQLDAIVEEGGARLSDGTLVPLPADIGPKVAAGAKVVIGFRPDAFAPKGHSLHAEDRWLEVNLPVMISEPLGTETIIYTELGGKEVQAKMLDPRPLTDGENLTFTLDLDRLHVFDGTSGKSLRT; translated from the coding sequence GTGGCCGAAGTGCACCTTTCCAAAATCGTCAAGCGCTACGGTTCGCTTGAAGTCGTCCACGGCATCGATCTCGACGTGGCCCATAACGAGTTCGTCGTCCTCGTCGGCCCGTCCGGTTGCGGCAAGTCGACGACGCTGAGGATGATCGCCGGGCTGGAGGAAATCTCCGGCGGCGAACTCCGGATCGGCGACCGCGTGGTCAACGCGCTGCCGCCCAGATCGCGCAACATTTCGATGGTGTTCCAGTCGTATGCGCTCTACCCGCATATGACCGTGCGGGACAATCTCGGCTTCGGCCTGAAGATCGCCGGCATGTCGCCGGAGGATATCAAGCCCCGTGTCGACGAGGCCGCCGGCATTCTCGGCCTCGAACCGTTCATGGATCGGCTGCCGGCCAATCTGTCGGGCGGCCAGCGCCAGCGCGTTGCCATGGGCCGCGCCATCGTGCGCCATCCGGATGTGTTCCTGTTCGACGAGCCGCTTTCGAACCTTGACGCCAAGCTTCGCGGACAGATGCGCGTCGAGATCAAGAAGCTGCATCAGCGGGTGAAGACCACGGTCATCTACGTCACCCACGACCAGGTCGAGGCGATGACGCTTGCCGACCGGATCGTGATCATGCGCGACGGCTATGTCGAGCAGGTCGGCACGCCGACCGAGGTGTTCGAACACCCGGCCAACACCTTCGTTGCCGGTTTCATCGGCTCGCCGCCGATGAACCAGCTCGACGCAATCGTCGAGGAGGGCGGCGCAAGGCTTTCCGATGGCACGCTGGTGCCGCTGCCGGCCGATATCGGGCCGAAGGTCGCCGCCGGCGCGAAGGTCGTTATCGGCTTCCGTCCGGATGCCTTCGCGCCGAAGGGCCATTCGCTGCATGCCGAGGACCGCTGGCTGGAAGTGAACCTGCCGGTGATGATCTCGGAGCCGCTGGGCACCGAGACCATCATCTACACCGAACTCGGCGGCAAGGAAGTGCAGGCGAAGATGCTCGATCCGCGCCCGCTGACCGATGGCGAGAACCTGACCTTCACCCTCGATCTCGACCGTCTGCACGTCTTCGACGGCACAAGCGGCAAGAGCCTGAGGACCTGA
- a CDS encoding fumarylacetoacetate hydrolase family protein, whose translation MKLLRVGAKGAERPAILHTNGSYRDISSVVDDIAGDVLSESGLAKIAAADIDSLPVLPADSRIGACVGKVGKFICIGLNYADHAAETGAAIPEEPIIFMKATSAIVGPNDDVRIPRNSKKSDWEVELGVVIGKEARYVDEADAMDYVAGYCVVNDMSEREFQIERSGQWVKGKSADTFGPIGPYLVTRDEVADPQNLAMWLEVDGHRYQDGSTRTMIFGVQHIVSYLSQFMSLQPGDIISTGTPPGVGMGQKPEPVYLKEGQTMRLGIEGLGEQTQKTIAWNA comes from the coding sequence ATGAAACTGTTACGCGTTGGCGCCAAGGGCGCCGAACGTCCCGCCATCCTCCACACCAACGGCAGCTATCGCGATATTTCCTCGGTCGTTGACGATATTGCCGGTGACGTGCTTTCCGAAAGCGGTCTGGCGAAGATCGCAGCGGCCGATATCGACAGCCTGCCTGTGCTGCCGGCCGACTCCCGCATCGGTGCCTGCGTCGGCAAGGTCGGCAAGTTCATCTGCATCGGCCTCAACTATGCCGACCATGCCGCAGAAACAGGCGCCGCGATCCCCGAGGAGCCGATCATCTTCATGAAGGCGACCAGCGCGATCGTCGGCCCGAACGACGATGTCCGCATTCCCCGCAATTCGAAGAAGAGCGACTGGGAAGTCGAACTCGGAGTCGTCATCGGCAAGGAAGCCCGTTATGTCGACGAGGCCGACGCCATGGACTATGTCGCCGGCTATTGCGTCGTCAACGACATGTCCGAGCGCGAATTCCAGATCGAGCGTTCCGGCCAGTGGGTCAAGGGCAAGAGCGCCGACACCTTCGGCCCGATCGGTCCTTATCTCGTCACCCGCGACGAGGTTGCCGATCCGCAGAACCTTGCCATGTGGCTGGAAGTCGATGGCCATCGCTACCAGGACGGTTCGACCAGGACGATGATCTTCGGCGTCCAGCACATCGTCAGCTACCTGTCGCAGTTCATGAGCCTGCAGCCCGGCGACATCATCTCCACCGGCACCCCGCCCGGCGTCGGCATGGGCCAGAAGCCGGAGCCGGTCTATCTGAAGGAAGGCCAGACCATGCGGCTTGGCATCGAGGGCCTTGGCGAACAGACCCAGAAAACGATCGCCTGGAACGCGTAA
- a CDS encoding carbohydrate ABC transporter permease: protein MKFFRSPQATPYLLLLPAIIVILAVVLVPLLVSFWTSFTSYNLVRPDSLYNFVGLRNYRRLIGNDDFWWAFGRTVVFITIALNLEMLLGLGLALLVNRITWGQRTLRTIMMFPMMFSPILVGFQFKYLFNDSVGLVNNALFALNLIDKPIPWLVNGWLANFSIIVAEMWMSTSIFAILLMAGLLAMPKEPIEAAKVDGCNAIQVFRHITLPFLMPFIWIAMTIRSLDVARAYDMVKIMTNGGPAGRTELIWTLMTRTGYQNAQMGMANAMGYISILLSIAFTIMFYRNLTKARVFMGGAQ from the coding sequence ATGAAGTTCTTCAGGTCTCCGCAGGCGACGCCCTATCTTCTGCTGCTGCCGGCCATCATCGTCATTCTGGCGGTCGTGCTGGTGCCGCTTCTGGTGTCGTTCTGGACGAGCTTCACCAGCTACAATCTGGTGCGGCCGGACTCGCTCTATAATTTCGTCGGCCTGCGCAATTACAGGCGCCTGATCGGCAATGACGATTTCTGGTGGGCCTTCGGTCGCACCGTGGTGTTCATCACCATCGCGCTCAATCTGGAAATGTTGCTGGGGCTCGGGCTGGCGCTGCTCGTCAACCGCATCACCTGGGGCCAGCGCACGCTCCGCACCATCATGATGTTCCCGATGATGTTTTCGCCGATCCTTGTCGGTTTCCAGTTCAAATATCTGTTCAACGATTCCGTCGGCCTGGTGAACAATGCGCTGTTCGCGCTGAACCTGATCGACAAGCCGATCCCGTGGCTGGTCAATGGCTGGCTCGCCAATTTCTCGATCATCGTCGCGGAAATGTGGATGTCGACCTCGATCTTCGCGATCCTGCTGATGGCCGGTCTGCTCGCCATGCCGAAGGAGCCGATCGAAGCCGCCAAGGTCGACGGCTGCAACGCCATTCAGGTGTTCCGCCACATCACGCTGCCCTTCCTGATGCCGTTCATCTGGATCGCGATGACGATCCGCTCGCTCGATGTCGCGCGCGCCTATGACATGGTCAAGATCATGACCAATGGCGGCCCCGCCGGCCGTACCGAGTTGATCTGGACGCTGATGACCCGCACCGGCTACCAGAACGCGCAGATGGGGATGGCGAACGCCATGGGCTACATCTCCATCCTGCTCTCGATCGCCTTCACCATCATGTTCTACCGCAACCTGACGAAGGCGCGCGTCTTCATGGGAGGCGCACAATGA
- a CDS encoding IclR family transcriptional regulator: protein MATDESDRYRAPALDKGLDIFELLAETDGSLSQAEIAKSLGRTPNEIYRMLDRLVRREYIRRTPEDRYEITLKMFELVHARPPLRRLVNQAMPLLQEVAQEAGQSCHIVVFDRNAAVVVAQVDAPSYWSLAVRVGTRLKLTSTGSGLVFLAFSTPENRALMLKGAGETMTPETEARLEPIRKAGYTMMPSEQIAGVTNLSAPVMGPLGSVMAVVTSPYTERLDRTTTDDRERTLKLVRAAAASLSKGRPAP, encoded by the coding sequence ATGGCAACAGATGAGTCCGACCGCTACCGCGCGCCCGCCCTCGACAAGGGCCTCGACATTTTCGAGCTTCTGGCCGAGACCGACGGCTCCTTGAGCCAGGCGGAAATCGCAAAATCGCTGGGGCGGACGCCGAACGAGATCTACCGCATGCTCGACCGGCTGGTGCGGCGCGAATATATCCGCCGCACGCCGGAGGATCGCTACGAGATCACGCTGAAGATGTTCGAGCTGGTGCATGCCCGCCCGCCGCTGCGCCGGCTCGTCAACCAGGCGATGCCGCTGCTCCAAGAGGTGGCGCAGGAGGCCGGCCAATCCTGCCACATCGTGGTCTTCGACAGGAACGCCGCCGTCGTGGTCGCGCAGGTCGATGCGCCGAGCTACTGGAGCCTCGCCGTTCGCGTCGGAACGCGGCTGAAGCTGACCTCGACCGGCTCCGGCCTCGTCTTCCTCGCCTTCTCCACGCCGGAAAACCGGGCGCTGATGTTGAAGGGCGCGGGCGAGACGATGACGCCTGAAACGGAGGCCCGTCTCGAGCCGATCCGCAAGGCAGGCTACACCATGATGCCGAGCGAGCAGATCGCCGGCGTCACCAATCTTTCGGCCCCGGTCATGGGTCCGCTAGGCTCGGTGATGGCGGTCGTCACCTCGCCCTATACCGAGCGCCTCGACCGCACGACCACGGACGACCGGGAACGCACGCTGAAACTCGTGCGCGCGGCCGCGGCCAGCCTGTCCAAGGGCCGCCCCGCCCCGTAA